A region from the uncultured Bacteroides sp. genome encodes:
- a CDS encoding DUF5125 domain-containing protein, which yields MKSLKYILFVTFASLLLLNSCDDNEAVPGNPVMEPKTTFGSAMFGDSLAFTVAVSDADVPLSTLKAQLYYGEEKVSETVIRTKTSNDYSGKIFVPYYANVPNGTATLKLVLQNIHFTITEKEYDVTLTRPDFAYLTFVTADKEYRMERTGLYQYQVMDTFPQKIKGYIKSPKASAQGNEITFGWSNGAIVEGTATPITFSKSSAGEYPISFNTLTYEGSPFMKLLVNDTLMQMVDDDNYKADMDLTQGEKLEISGISDYDQWWIDPDFFTRDADGKLEFLPVSGSYRITANLKYKYFIVETLKSGALATLQTDGTGAVWIIGEGIGKPSVADNQVGWDTGKALCLSQIEAKKYQVTVVAGTSITADAINFKFFYQKDWGGEFDSAFMSTTSDVVFIGAGQDVNGHDNGNLGIVTGKSLEAGATYVFTVDVTAGINKAVLTVTKK from the coding sequence ATGAAGAGCTTAAAGTATATTTTATTTGTTACATTTGCAAGTCTTCTCTTGCTCAACTCATGCGACGATAACGAAGCTGTGCCGGGCAACCCTGTAATGGAGCCTAAAACCACGTTTGGCAGTGCCATGTTTGGTGACAGCTTAGCATTTACCGTAGCTGTTTCCGATGCGGATGTGCCGCTTTCTACGTTGAAAGCCCAGCTCTACTACGGCGAAGAGAAGGTATCCGAAACGGTAATTCGTACTAAAACCAGTAACGATTACAGTGGTAAAATCTTTGTTCCGTACTATGCCAATGTACCCAATGGTACAGCTACTCTGAAGCTGGTTTTACAGAACATTCATTTCACCATTACCGAAAAAGAGTATGATGTGACGCTTACCCGTCCGGATTTTGCCTACCTCACTTTTGTGACAGCGGACAAAGAATACCGCATGGAGCGTACCGGTTTGTATCAATATCAGGTTATGGATACTTTCCCACAGAAGATAAAAGGATATATCAAGTCGCCCAAAGCCTCTGCCCAGGGTAACGAAATTACCTTCGGATGGTCTAACGGTGCTATTGTGGAAGGCACAGCAACGCCTATCACTTTCTCTAAATCGAGTGCGGGAGAATATCCTATCAGTTTCAATACGCTGACCTATGAAGGTTCTCCGTTTATGAAATTGTTGGTAAACGACACACTGATGCAGATGGTCGATGACGACAATTATAAGGCCGATATGGATCTGACGCAGGGAGAGAAGCTCGAGATTTCGGGCATTAGCGATTATGATCAATGGTGGATAGACCCCGACTTCTTTACACGTGATGCTGATGGCAAGTTGGAGTTTCTGCCGGTAAGTGGCAGCTACCGCATCACAGCCAACTTAAAGTATAAGTACTTTATTGTTGAAACATTGAAAAGCGGTGCCCTTGCTACTTTACAGACAGACGGTACCGGAGCAGTCTGGATCATAGGTGAAGGCATAGGTAAACCCAGCGTGGCCGATAATCAGGTGGGTTGGGATACAGGTAAAGCACTCTGCTTGTCGCAAATCGAAGCCAAGAAATATCAGGTTACGGTTGTAGCCGGAACATCGATAACAGCGGATGCTATCAACTTTAAATTCTTCTACCAGAAAGATTGGGGTGGAGAGTTTGACAGTGCCTTTATGTCTACCACGAGTGATGTGGTATTTATAGGCGCAGGTCAGGATGTAAACGGACACGATAACGGTAATCTTGGCATTGTGACTGGCAAATCGCTTGAAGCGGGTGCAACCTACGTATTTACGGTAGATGTAACCGCCGGCATTAATAAAGCCGTTTTAACCGTGACGAAGAAGTAA
- a CDS encoding glycoside hydrolase family 30 beta sandwich domain-containing protein, which produces MNIKSLLKTFLSLPVVLVACGNDAPADNPVDPGTGGDAKGDVTIYVTTNNRSQDFAKKTADFSEKSNMSPTTVTLDPTVRYQSMDGFGAAITGSTCYNLMQMTPENRTKFLKETFSDEEGMGYSYVRISIGCSDFSLSEYTCCDTPGIENFALQNEETQYIIPVLKEILAINPGVKVLGSPWTPPRWMKVDNLTDLKPYNSWTSGQLNPAYYQDYATYFVKWIQAFQAQGISIYAVTPQNEPLNRGNSASLFMGWKEEQAFVRDALGPKFKLAALSTKIYAFDHNYNYDNLVDQNDYPLNVYDDEAAAAFLTGAAYHNYGGNREELNDVNGRRPDKELIFTETSIGMWNDGRNLSTRLMEDMQDVALGTVNNWCKAVIVWNLMLDTDRGPNREGGCTTCYGAVDINKSDYKTITRNSHYYIIGHLSSVVKPGAVRIGTKGYTASGITYSAFENTDGTYAFVLLNNTAEVKTITLSDGNHHFAYEVPAKAVVSYRWKK; this is translated from the coding sequence ATGAATATTAAAAGTCTACTAAAGACCTTTTTAAGCCTTCCTGTGGTGCTCGTTGCCTGTGGCAACGATGCACCTGCCGATAATCCGGTAGATCCGGGCACGGGCGGTGATGCGAAGGGTGATGTAACAATATACGTCACCACCAACAATCGTTCGCAGGATTTCGCAAAGAAAACGGCCGACTTTAGTGAGAAGTCCAACATGTCTCCCACTACCGTCACCCTCGATCCTACCGTGCGCTATCAGTCCATGGACGGTTTCGGGGCGGCAATCACAGGTTCCACCTGCTATAACCTGATGCAGATGACTCCCGAAAATCGGACGAAGTTCCTCAAAGAAACGTTCTCCGATGAAGAAGGCATGGGCTACAGTTACGTGCGCATCTCCATCGGTTGTTCCGACTTTTCGCTCAGTGAATACACTTGTTGCGACACTCCGGGTATAGAAAACTTTGCTTTGCAGAACGAAGAAACGCAGTACATTATCCCTGTGTTGAAGGAGATTCTGGCCATTAACCCTGGCGTGAAAGTGCTCGGTTCGCCGTGGACACCTCCACGCTGGATGAAGGTGGACAACCTGACCGATCTGAAGCCTTACAACTCATGGACAAGCGGACAGCTCAATCCTGCATACTATCAGGACTATGCCACTTACTTCGTGAAGTGGATACAGGCATTTCAGGCTCAGGGCATCTCTATCTACGCCGTAACTCCTCAGAACGAACCCTTGAACCGAGGCAATTCCGCTTCACTGTTCATGGGCTGGAAAGAAGAACAGGCTTTCGTCAGAGATGCGTTGGGTCCAAAGTTCAAACTGGCTGCCCTCTCTACAAAGATTTATGCCTTCGATCACAACTACAACTACGATAATTTGGTCGATCAGAACGATTATCCGTTGAATGTGTACGATGACGAAGCTGCCGCCGCTTTTCTTACCGGTGCTGCTTATCATAACTATGGCGGTAATCGCGAAGAGTTGAATGATGTGAACGGCAGACGTCCGGACAAAGAGCTGATCTTTACGGAGACATCCATCGGTATGTGGAACGACGGTCGTAACCTCAGTACCCGCCTGATGGAAGACATGCAGGATGTAGCTTTGGGTACCGTTAATAACTGGTGCAAGGCCGTTATTGTATGGAACCTGATGCTTGATACCGACCGCGGCCCTAACCGCGAGGGAGGTTGCACTACCTGCTACGGCGCGGTAGACATCAATAAGAGTGATTACAAAACCATCACCCGTAACTCCCACTATTACATCATCGGTCACCTCTCTTCCGTGGTAAAACCCGGAGCAGTGCGTATCGGTACCAAGGGATACACGGCCAGCGGCATCACTTACTCGGCTTTTGAGAACACCGACGGCACGTATGCTTTTGTGTTGCTCAACAACACCGCCGAGGTTAAAACGATTACGCTGAGTGACGGGAATCATCATTTTGCCTACGAAGTCCCTGCCAAAGCTGTGGTTTCGTATCGCTGGAAAAAATAG
- a CDS encoding RagB/SusD family nutrient uptake outer membrane protein: protein MKLKSIIACSLGLTLAVTSCSLDYDPVSDFSDVTVGQSGGTGSGIPFKNRAEMLTQYNGMYSRMRDNQEHWYEDALLLGDAHSDNAYGGTTGAEVIPFENNSIDGGNSVLDRDWSGYLADVAIANKIICYVDSVPDATFAQSERDQWKAEAKIYRAMTLFDMTRIWGPIPVITTIAGDITAENIEEVYPSYFPEQSTVQEVYAQIEKDLTEALVSAPDNNPSDKTRMSKSVARALLAKVYAEKPIRDYAKVIKYADDVVKDGFSLVSNYEDLFGMNADNTDCKARNTSESIFELQYPAGSGNWVTWMFGRDLSNWNDNFTWAKWVTPSRDLIKAFQDEGDEVRYNQSVVYYETKWSNYYPASSYPFMYKCRSSHSNIIKLRLADILLLKAEALIMEETPDLAGAATIINTIRNRVGLAPLSSSTTSSKENMENALLKERRLELAFEGQRWYDLCRLDKVEEVMNAVYAKDSGRKSRVNLFNENSYRLPVPQAAIDQNVNLVQNLGY, encoded by the coding sequence ATGAAACTCAAATCTATTATAGCCTGTTCATTAGGCCTTACTCTGGCGGTCACATCCTGCTCGCTTGATTATGATCCGGTTTCCGATTTCTCTGACGTAACTGTCGGTCAATCAGGAGGAACGGGAAGTGGAATCCCTTTTAAAAACCGTGCCGAAATGCTTACTCAATACAACGGTATGTATTCACGTATGCGTGATAATCAGGAGCATTGGTATGAGGATGCCCTTTTGTTGGGCGATGCTCATTCTGATAATGCTTATGGAGGAACTACCGGAGCCGAAGTTATTCCTTTTGAGAATAACTCCATAGACGGAGGAAACAGTGTACTCGATCGCGACTGGTCCGGCTACCTTGCCGATGTTGCCATCGCCAATAAAATTATCTGTTATGTAGATAGTGTGCCCGATGCCACTTTTGCGCAGAGCGAACGTGACCAGTGGAAAGCCGAAGCAAAGATTTACCGGGCGATGACTCTGTTTGATATGACTCGCATCTGGGGTCCGATACCCGTTATCACAACCATTGCCGGAGACATTACTGCCGAAAATATTGAAGAAGTATATCCTAGCTACTTTCCTGAACAAAGTACTGTGCAGGAAGTCTATGCGCAAATCGAAAAGGACCTGACGGAGGCCCTTGTGTCTGCACCCGATAACAATCCGTCGGATAAAACACGTATGAGCAAGTCTGTAGCTCGTGCGCTTCTGGCTAAAGTCTATGCAGAAAAACCCATCCGCGATTATGCGAAAGTAATTAAGTATGCCGATGATGTGGTGAAAGACGGCTTCTCTCTGGTCAGCAACTATGAAGACCTCTTTGGCATGAATGCCGATAACACCGATTGCAAGGCGCGTAATACGTCAGAGTCTATTTTTGAGTTGCAGTATCCTGCAGGTAGTGGCAACTGGGTAACCTGGATGTTCGGGCGGGATCTTTCTAACTGGAACGATAACTTTACATGGGCCAAATGGGTTACTCCGTCTCGCGATCTTATTAAAGCTTTTCAGGACGAAGGTGATGAAGTTCGCTACAACCAATCTGTTGTTTATTATGAAACTAAGTGGAGTAATTACTACCCCGCCAGTAGCTACCCGTTTATGTACAAATGCCGTTCCAGTCATAGCAACATCATTAAGTTGAGGCTGGCAGATATTTTGCTGCTTAAAGCCGAAGCCCTCATCATGGAAGAAACACCCGATCTGGCCGGAGCTGCGACCATCATTAACACCATCCGTAACCGTGTGGGACTTGCTCCACTGTCGTCTTCAACCACATCTTCCAAAGAAAACATGGAAAATGCGCTGCTTAAAGAGCGTCGGTTAGAGTTGGCTTTCGAAGGACAACGCTGGTACGATCTTTGCCGTCTGGATAAAGTAGAAGAGGTGATGAACGCCGTGTATGCCAAAGATAGCGGTCGTAAGAGCAGAGTGAACTTGTTCAACGAAAACTCTTACAGACTACCTGTTCCGCAGGCTGCGATAGATCAAAACGTAAATTTGGTGCAAAACCTTGGTTATTAA
- a CDS encoding TonB-dependent receptor, protein MKKNRRKLLPEYSKAFFALLALFLSLSAFAQKVTVTGQVIDSQNQSIIGASVVEKGTTNGVITDLDGNFSLSVGNGSTLVISYVGYKSQEVKAMPNIKIVLKEDNELLDEVVVIGYGTVKRKDVTTSISSVSTKDLDQRPIVSAAQAIQGKAAGISVMQPSGEPGAGLSIRVRGTTSFNGSNDPLYVVDGVPMTDINYLSANDIESIQILKDASSAAIYGSRAANGVIMVTTRQGAKGEAKVALNAHVGITNVSDKIKSLNVAQYKDLMDEIGMVQLPDGLKDETNWFDETYRTGVTQNYQVSVSNGTDKMKYFISGGYTGENGVIKTAFYKRYNFRASLDNQIRSWLNIGANISYADYTSNGIISGQGSNRGGVVLSVINTPTYGKVWDDANPGQYYTNFYGVNINHPLENMARSENNKNNTNRLIATGKAEITFMPELKFKSTFTLDRNYNNTTNFLDPVKTSWGRNQYGEGSDNRSLGTVLVFDNILTYTKSVKKNNFDVMVGSSWTGSKWSQSYMSGSHYMNGDIQTLNAANKISWDGTGTSASDWAIMSYIGRVAYNYDSKYLVTANMRADGSSKLHPDHRWGYFPSVSAAWRISSEEFMKEFSWINDLKLRGGWGQTGNQSGLGDYAYLMRYNINRVQWWETGNENAVPTLTQANLRTQDLTWETTSQANVGLDFTVLDSRLTFYVDYYYKKTTNMLMNVSLPAGQASDNISRNEGEMTNKGFEFTVNSHNLTGKFVWDTDFNISFNKNKLTKLSLSKIYYTAMTSDVVHENVVRNEAGHSLGGFYGYISDGVNPETGELMYRDVNKDGVISTSDRTYIGDPNPDFTYGLTNTFSYKGFNLSVLVQGSYGNDIFNASRMETEGMYNGQNQSTRVLKRWKIPGQITDVPKAGFDMKNSSYFVEDGSYLRVKDISLSYNVSGQLLKKWGISRLQPYFTANNLITWTGYSGMDPEVNQWGNSGSVQGIDWGTYPQSKSFVFGLNVEF, encoded by the coding sequence ATGAAAAAGAACAGGCGAAAACTCCTCCCGGAGTATAGCAAGGCTTTTTTTGCTCTACTAGCATTGTTTCTATCGTTGAGTGCATTCGCACAAAAAGTCACCGTCACAGGACAGGTGATTGATTCTCAAAACCAATCTATTATTGGTGCCAGTGTGGTCGAGAAGGGTACTACCAATGGCGTGATTACCGATTTGGACGGCAACTTCTCGTTGAGTGTCGGCAATGGCTCAACATTGGTAATCTCTTATGTGGGTTATAAATCACAAGAAGTTAAGGCAATGCCTAATATAAAGATTGTGCTGAAAGAAGACAATGAGTTGCTCGATGAAGTAGTGGTTATCGGCTACGGTACCGTGAAACGTAAAGATGTAACCACCTCCATATCCAGCGTATCCACCAAAGATCTTGATCAACGTCCCATTGTTTCGGCTGCACAAGCCATTCAGGGCAAGGCGGCCGGTATCTCTGTGATGCAGCCCAGCGGTGAGCCGGGTGCCGGATTATCTATCCGCGTACGTGGTACTACCTCCTTTAATGGAAGCAACGATCCGCTCTATGTGGTAGATGGCGTACCGATGACGGATATCAACTATCTTTCTGCCAATGACATTGAGAGTATCCAGATACTCAAGGATGCTTCTTCCGCTGCCATTTATGGTTCGCGTGCGGCAAACGGGGTTATTATGGTAACGACAAGGCAAGGAGCCAAAGGTGAAGCTAAGGTGGCTTTGAACGCACACGTGGGCATTACAAACGTGAGCGATAAGATCAAATCACTAAATGTAGCCCAGTACAAAGACCTGATGGACGAGATCGGTATGGTTCAACTGCCCGACGGGCTGAAAGATGAAACAAACTGGTTCGATGAAACCTATCGCACAGGGGTAACACAGAATTATCAGGTATCCGTATCCAACGGTACCGACAAAATGAAATATTTCATATCAGGAGGTTATACCGGTGAGAACGGAGTCATTAAAACAGCTTTCTACAAGCGTTATAATTTTCGTGCCAGTCTGGACAATCAGATACGTTCATGGTTGAACATAGGCGCTAACATCTCTTATGCCGACTATACCAGTAACGGAATTATTTCCGGTCAGGGTTCCAACCGCGGTGGTGTGGTTCTCTCGGTAATCAATACTCCTACGTACGGCAAAGTCTGGGACGATGCCAATCCGGGACAATACTATACTAATTTCTACGGCGTTAACATTAATCATCCGCTCGAGAACATGGCCCGTAGCGAGAATAACAAGAATAACACCAACAGGCTGATTGCTACCGGAAAGGCTGAGATCACTTTCATGCCCGAACTGAAGTTCAAGTCTACATTTACTCTGGATCGTAACTATAACAATACCACTAACTTCCTCGATCCTGTAAAGACAAGCTGGGGAAGAAACCAATACGGTGAAGGATCCGACAATCGTTCCCTGGGTACGGTACTTGTTTTCGATAATATCCTGACTTATACGAAATCGGTTAAGAAGAACAATTTCGATGTAATGGTTGGTTCTTCGTGGACAGGTTCCAAATGGTCTCAGAGTTATATGAGTGGCTCGCACTACATGAATGGTGATATTCAGACACTGAATGCCGCCAATAAGATTTCCTGGGATGGAACGGGCACTTCCGCTTCCGATTGGGCTATCATGTCTTACATCGGTCGTGTGGCATACAACTACGATAGTAAGTATTTGGTTACAGCCAATATGCGTGCCGACGGTTCTTCCAAGTTACACCCTGATCACCGTTGGGGATATTTCCCTTCCGTTTCGGCTGCATGGCGTATTTCTTCCGAGGAATTCATGAAAGAATTCAGCTGGATTAATGACCTGAAACTCCGTGGCGGTTGGGGACAAACCGGTAACCAGTCGGGCCTTGGCGATTATGCCTACCTGATGCGTTACAACATCAACCGTGTGCAATGGTGGGAAACGGGTAACGAAAATGCCGTACCTACGCTTACGCAAGCCAATTTGCGTACCCAGGATTTAACATGGGAAACGACTTCACAAGCCAATGTCGGTCTTGACTTTACGGTATTGGATAGTCGGTTGACATTCTATGTGGACTATTACTATAAGAAGACCACCAACATGTTGATGAACGTATCTCTTCCTGCCGGACAGGCTTCCGATAACATTAGCCGTAACGAGGGTGAGATGACCAACAAAGGATTTGAATTTACTGTAAACTCGCATAACCTTACTGGTAAGTTTGTTTGGGATACCGACTTTAATATCTCTTTTAACAAGAATAAACTTACTAAACTATCGTTGAGCAAGATCTACTATACGGCCATGACAAGTGACGTAGTGCATGAAAACGTGGTTCGTAACGAAGCAGGACACTCTTTGGGCGGTTTTTACGGATATATTAGCGATGGAGTAAATCCCGAAACCGGCGAATTGATGTACCGTGATGTGAATAAGGATGGGGTAATTTCTACTTCAGACCGTACATACATCGGCGATCCTAACCCGGATTTCACTTATGGCCTTACCAATACATTCTCTTATAAGGGCTTCAACCTGAGCGTGCTTGTGCAAGGAAGCTACGGCAACGACATCTTCAATGCATCACGCATGGAAACAGAAGGTATGTATAATGGTCAGAACCAGTCGACACGTGTGTTGAAGCGTTGGAAGATACCCGGACAGATTACCGATGTGCCTAAGGCAGGATTTGACATGAAGAACTCTTCTTATTTTGTTGAAGACGGTAGCTACCTTCGTGTAAAAGACATCTCTTTGTCTTATAACGTCTCCGGACAATTGCTTAAGAAATGGGGCATCAGCCGCTTGCAACCTTACTTCACAGCCAACAACCTGATTACCTGGACCGGTTATTCAGGCATGGATCCTGAAGTAAACCAATGGGGAAACAGCGGATCTGTACAAGGTATCGACTGGGGCACATATCCTCAGAGTAAATCGTTTGTGTTTGGTTTAAACGTTGAATTTTAA
- a CDS encoding DUF6377 domain-containing protein, with protein MRYIKRIKLVFAFLLLHSTFTFAGNEIDSLLNVLDRTIAVHQIFGDQRQTRILKLKERMTDVKTLPEAYDLNMSLYKEYKAYVCDSAIHYLNKNIEVAQTMKDGFKEDESKLLLSFLLSSSGMYKEAVDMLESIDRSKLPFHFLPDYYSCFDHAYGELSFYTQDKKSSVVYRKISDTYKDSLYNVLNHDTDLFLSMRETAFRDNRQFAEALHINDLRLSKAVFGTPEYALITFHRALAFQENGDVEKEKKYLALSAISDIHSAITDHASLWMLAQLLYESGDVERSYRYIRFSWDETNFYNARLRSLQSAGILSLIDKTYQAMVEKQNRQLENYLMLISALVLMLIVALGYIYRQMKKLSVARNHLQAANGQLKQLNDELQEMNLCLQSTNLDLSESNQIKEEYIGRFIKLCSTYIDRLDAYRRMVSKKISGGQAGELLKMARSQEALDLELKELYDNFDSAFLQLFPDFVKKFNQLLEEEGHILPKKGELLNTELRIFALIRLGIDDSSQIAEFLRYSVNTIYNYRAKVKNKARVSRDDFESQVLKIR; from the coding sequence ATGAGATACATAAAGAGAATAAAGTTAGTTTTTGCATTTTTGTTGCTTCATTCCACCTTCACTTTTGCCGGCAATGAAATAGATTCGCTGTTGAATGTACTCGACAGGACAATCGCCGTGCACCAAATCTTCGGCGATCAGAGACAAACGCGGATACTGAAGCTCAAAGAGCGGATGACCGATGTGAAGACTCTGCCCGAAGCGTACGATCTGAATATGTCACTTTACAAGGAATACAAAGCCTATGTTTGCGATTCTGCCATTCATTATTTGAATAAAAACATAGAGGTGGCACAAACGATGAAAGACGGTTTCAAAGAAGACGAAAGCAAGCTGCTTCTTTCCTTTTTGCTGTCCTCATCGGGCATGTACAAAGAGGCGGTAGATATGCTCGAAAGTATCGATCGCTCTAAGTTGCCGTTCCATTTCTTACCCGACTATTATTCCTGTTTCGACCATGCGTACGGGGAGCTCTCTTTTTACACGCAAGACAAAAAAAGTTCGGTGGTTTACCGAAAGATATCGGATACCTATAAAGATTCCCTTTACAACGTTTTGAATCACGATACAGACCTTTTCTTATCGATGAGGGAAACCGCTTTTAGAGACAACCGGCAATTTGCCGAGGCACTCCATATTAATGATCTCCGCCTTTCCAAGGCTGTTTTCGGTACTCCGGAATATGCCCTGATCACGTTTCATCGTGCCCTCGCTTTTCAGGAGAACGGCGATGTGGAGAAAGAAAAGAAATACCTGGCCTTATCGGCTATTTCCGATATACATTCGGCCATAACAGATCACGCTTCTTTGTGGATGCTGGCACAACTGCTTTACGAAAGTGGTGATGTAGAGCGCTCTTACCGCTACATACGTTTCTCGTGGGACGAGACGAATTTCTATAACGCCCGCCTCCGAAGCCTGCAAAGTGCAGGAATCTTGTCGCTTATCGACAAAACCTATCAGGCAATGGTGGAAAAACAGAACCGGCAGCTCGAGAACTACTTGATGCTTATCAGCGCTTTGGTGCTGATGTTGATCGTTGCACTGGGATACATCTACCGTCAGATGAAGAAATTGTCGGTAGCCAGAAACCACTTACAGGCGGCCAATGGGCAGCTCAAGCAGCTGAACGATGAATTGCAGGAGATGAACCTCTGCCTACAATCTACTAACTTAGACCTTTCGGAATCCAACCAAATCAAGGAAGAGTACATCGGACGCTTCATCAAACTTTGTTCCACCTATATCGATAGGCTCGACGCTTACCGCCGGATGGTGAGCAAGAAAATATCCGGCGGACAGGCCGGCGAACTGCTAAAGATGGCGCGCTCGCAAGAGGCTCTCGATCTGGAGCTCAAGGAACTGTACGATAACTTCGACTCCGCCTTTCTTCAGCTCTTCCCCGATTTCGTGAAGAAGTTTAATCAATTACTTGAAGAAGAGGGGCATATACTTCCCAAAAAAGGAGAGCTTCTCAATACCGAACTAAGGATCTTTGCCCTGATTCGTTTAGGCATTGACGATAGTTCGCAGATAGCCGAGTTCCTCCGCTATTCGGTCAACACCATCTATAATTACCGCGCCAAGGTTAAAAACAAAGCTCGCGTGTCTCGTGATGATTTCGAATCACAGGTTCTAAAGATACGCTGA
- a CDS encoding DUF5009 domain-containing protein, translated as MKTLSVQRVAAVDVFRALTMFLMLFVNDIPGLRNIPHWLHHAEFNEDMLGFSDTIFPAFLFIMGMSISFAIQNRLRKGDSLLQVIAHIFWRTLALVAMGVFSVNSEGYDSVAAGFPHYWFSILMVTAFFLIWAVYPRTRSRKKYLFLAMKVLGIGILLFLFLIYKGENGTSFGPRWWGILGLIGWTYFVCAAVYLVIRENVLYCFVAWGLFILLSLANHAGVLPLSFIPSDMTLHAFGLSGVLVSLLMQKYADRESPQKFILLLCGLGAVMFVAAVISHPFWIISKIQATPSWFFYCTAIFFPLFGLFYWLTDVKGKAGWFNIIKPAGTATLTCYLVPYLWYNLQELLHIDYPEVLGSGIPGLLKSVVYSLAVVGITWLLVKNKIKLKI; from the coding sequence ATGAAGACCTTATCAGTGCAACGCGTGGCTGCGGTCGACGTTTTTCGCGCCCTCACCATGTTTCTTATGCTTTTTGTGAATGACATTCCCGGACTCAGAAACATCCCTCACTGGCTGCATCATGCCGAATTCAACGAGGACATGCTGGGATTCTCAGACACCATCTTTCCGGCATTCCTGTTCATCATGGGCATGTCTATCTCCTTCGCCATACAGAATCGCCTGAGAAAAGGAGATTCCCTGCTTCAGGTCATCGCACACATCTTTTGGCGCACACTGGCGCTGGTGGCCATGGGCGTTTTCTCGGTCAACAGTGAAGGATACGATTCTGTTGCCGCCGGATTTCCCCATTACTGGTTCTCCATTCTCATGGTGACTGCCTTTTTCCTTATCTGGGCCGTTTACCCCAGAACAAGAAGCCGAAAAAAATACCTGTTCCTTGCCATGAAGGTGTTGGGTATCGGTATTTTGCTGTTTCTGTTCTTAATCTACAAGGGAGAGAACGGTACCTCTTTCGGCCCGAGGTGGTGGGGCATTCTGGGACTCATCGGATGGACGTACTTCGTTTGTGCCGCCGTATATCTTGTTATCCGTGAGAATGTGCTGTACTGCTTCGTGGCATGGGGATTGTTCATCCTGCTATCACTGGCCAACCACGCCGGGGTGCTTCCGCTGAGTTTCATTCCGAGTGACATGACGCTCCATGCCTTTGGACTATCGGGGGTGTTGGTATCACTGCTCATGCAGAAGTATGCCGACCGCGAAAGTCCGCAGAAGTTTATTCTCCTCTTGTGCGGACTCGGAGCTGTGATGTTTGTGGCCGCCGTCATATCGCATCCGTTCTGGATTATCTCTAAAATACAGGCTACTCCTTCCTGGTTTTTCTACTGCACGGCTATTTTCTTCCCCTTGTTCGGTTTGTTTTACTGGCTCACCGATGTGAAAGGAAAAGCGGGATGGTTTAACATCATCAAACCCGCAGGGACGGCTACGCTTACCTGTTATCTGGTGCCTTACTTGTGGTATAACCTGCAAGAGTTGTTGCACATCGACTACCCTGAGGTATTGGGAAGCGGCATTCCGGGATTGCTGAAATCGGTGGTTTATTCACTCGCCGTAGTAGGCATAACGTGGCTCTTGGTTAAAAACAAGATTAAGCTGAAAATATAA